A window of the Nibribacter ruber genome harbors these coding sequences:
- a CDS encoding outer membrane beta-barrel protein, which translates to MKKQHLLFLLFFTLSFTAFSQSTSVSGTVEGGGSPLIGATVALLKADSTVFRGAATDVDGGFQIAGVPAGRYIIKASYLGFSDFYRGVTVGGTPVSMGTLTLSSASRRLREVEVVGRAATVITKADTAEMNAAAYKVNKDANAENLIQKMPGVTIQNGQVQAQGERVQRVLVDGKEFFGEDPNAVLKNLPAEVISKIQVFDRQSDQSQFTGFSDGNEQKTINIITKPEFRTGQFGRFSAGVGTDERFRLSGNINQFKGDQRISIVALSNNVNEQNFSSEDLVGVASASSRGGGNRGGGGGGPRGGGGGFGGGNNTGDFLVNSSNGIATTNAIGINYLDKLGKKVDVQGSYFFNYTNNDNNYNTLREFDFNNPGAYDVNEGGLSDAKNQNHRLNLRITYNIDSANSIIIRPRLSLQQNKGDSFTESRLFSDSQIESTQLLLKNFDNTFLSDLTGINFNNSILYRHSFAKRGRTISLDVNNGYNQNKGDNRNDIIFLKDLVNEGDDSLVYLTSNLDNRGYNVGANLNYTEPLSQKTQLQLTYVTNYSNSDGDRRTFQYRPVTELYDSLVVNQSSTVDNRTFTQEFGGGWRYNTKDFQVMLNARYQWLELSTDQMYPRALDTVRNYHNILPFAMLRYNFTQDRNVRIFYNGRSQTPSVDQLQGAVDYSNPTILTQGNPNLGQSFNHSFNVRYSSANPGKSASFFAVFGGSFAQDYLGRSTIINNGPDTNGREVEDEPVATGTGVFLGRGQQLSRSINLDGQYSFRSFLNYGFPLNFIKSNLNLNANATYSKTPSLYSDFGTSYQPVANDSKTANLGGGVVLSSNISENFDFLISTNGTYNQVEYAYRTTQNNDYYNQSSLLRLNWVLWKGLTLTSELNHQYNGGLAEDIDNTFTLLNGSVGYKFLKDRKAEIRLSGFDLLGENNSLNVLFQDNYRETTQTTVLQRYFMVSFVYNLRMFGGAGARPMQQQQGPGNFQRGGGMH; encoded by the coding sequence ATGAAAAAACAACATTTACTCTTTCTTCTATTTTTCACCCTTTCCTTTACGGCCTTCAGCCAGTCCACGTCGGTGAGTGGAACGGTGGAAGGTGGCGGGTCTCCCCTTATTGGGGCCACGGTAGCGCTCCTTAAAGCAGATTCAACGGTGTTCAGAGGAGCCGCGACTGACGTTGACGGCGGGTTTCAAATCGCCGGCGTACCTGCCGGTCGTTATATCATCAAGGCTTCTTATTTAGGCTTCTCTGATTTTTACCGCGGCGTAACCGTGGGCGGCACGCCGGTAAGCATGGGCACCCTCACCTTGTCCAGCGCCAGCAGACGCCTGCGCGAAGTAGAAGTAGTAGGCAGAGCCGCCACCGTGATCACCAAGGCAGACACCGCTGAAATGAACGCCGCGGCCTATAAAGTCAACAAAGACGCCAACGCCGAAAACCTGATTCAGAAAATGCCGGGCGTCACCATCCAGAACGGTCAGGTGCAAGCCCAGGGCGAACGCGTGCAGCGCGTTCTGGTGGACGGAAAAGAATTCTTCGGCGAAGACCCAAACGCGGTCCTGAAAAACCTTCCTGCCGAGGTGATCTCCAAAATACAAGTGTTTGACCGTCAGAGTGACCAGTCCCAGTTCACTGGGTTCAGCGACGGCAATGAGCAAAAAACCATCAACATCATCACCAAGCCAGAATTCAGAACCGGGCAGTTTGGGCGTTTCAGCGCAGGCGTTGGTACAGATGAGCGCTTTAGACTAAGCGGCAACATCAACCAGTTTAAAGGTGACCAGCGCATTTCTATAGTGGCCTTGAGCAACAATGTAAATGAGCAAAATTTTTCTTCTGAAGATCTTGTTGGTGTGGCAAGCGCCAGTTCCAGAGGAGGCGGCAACCGTGGCGGCGGTGGCGGTGGCCCACGCGGAGGAGGCGGCGGGTTTGGCGGCGGTAACAATACGGGAGATTTCTTGGTGAATTCCAGCAACGGCATTGCCACTACCAACGCCATTGGTATCAACTACCTGGACAAATTGGGTAAGAAAGTAGACGTGCAGGGCAGCTACTTCTTTAATTACACTAACAATGACAACAACTACAACACCCTAAGAGAGTTTGATTTTAATAATCCTGGGGCGTATGATGTCAATGAGGGTGGTCTTTCTGATGCCAAAAACCAGAACCATCGCCTTAACCTGCGCATTACCTACAACATTGACTCTGCCAACTCCATCATCATCCGACCAAGACTGAGCTTGCAGCAAAACAAAGGAGATAGTTTTACGGAATCCAGGCTCTTCTCAGATTCTCAAATTGAATCAACCCAGCTTTTATTGAAGAACTTTGACAATACTTTTCTTTCTGACTTAACAGGCATTAACTTCAATAATAGCATCTTATACCGCCACAGCTTTGCCAAGAGAGGGAGAACCATCAGCTTGGATGTCAACAACGGCTACAACCAAAACAAAGGTGATAACAGAAATGACATCATCTTCTTGAAGGACTTAGTGAATGAAGGCGATGACTCCTTGGTATACCTCACGTCTAACTTAGACAACAGAGGCTACAACGTGGGTGCCAATTTGAATTACACAGAGCCCCTCAGCCAAAAAACACAATTACAGTTGACGTATGTGACCAACTACTCAAACTCAGACGGTGACAGACGCACATTCCAGTACCGTCCGGTTACAGAACTTTATGATAGTTTGGTAGTAAATCAGTCCAGTACGGTAGACAACCGCACCTTTACCCAGGAGTTTGGTGGAGGCTGGCGCTATAATACCAAAGACTTCCAAGTGATGCTGAACGCCCGCTACCAATGGCTGGAGCTTTCTACAGACCAGATGTACCCTAGAGCACTGGACACGGTCAGAAACTATCACAACATTTTACCGTTTGCCATGCTGCGTTACAATTTTACGCAAGACCGAAACGTGCGTATTTTCTACAATGGCCGTTCCCAGACACCTTCTGTGGACCAGTTGCAGGGCGCGGTGGATTACTCCAACCCCACCATTCTCACCCAAGGCAACCCAAACCTGGGCCAGAGCTTTAACCACAGCTTTAACGTCCGTTATTCTTCTGCCAATCCAGGTAAGTCTGCCTCGTTCTTTGCCGTATTCGGTGGGTCGTTTGCTCAGGATTACTTGGGCCGAAGCACCATCATTAACAATGGCCCAGACACCAACGGACGTGAGGTGGAAGATGAACCGGTTGCGACGGGTACTGGCGTTTTCTTGGGAAGAGGCCAGCAGCTTTCCAGATCGATTAACCTGGATGGACAATATTCCTTCCGCTCGTTCTTAAATTATGGCTTTCCGCTTAATTTCATCAAGTCCAACCTCAACCTCAACGCCAACGCCACCTATTCCAAAACACCGTCCTTGTACAGTGATTTTGGAACGTCCTATCAACCAGTTGCCAATGACAGTAAAACGGCTAACTTGGGTGGCGGGGTAGTGTTGAGCAGTAACATTAGTGAGAACTTTGACTTTTTGATTTCAACCAACGGAACCTACAACCAGGTAGAATACGCCTACCGTACCACTCAAAACAATGACTACTACAATCAAAGCAGTTTGCTAAGGTTGAACTGGGTGCTTTGGAAAGGCTTGACCCTCACATCTGAGTTAAACCACCAATACAACGGTGGTCTGGCCGAAGACATTGACAACACCTTTACACTTCTGAATGGCAGCGTAGGCTACAAGTTCTTGAAAGACAGAAAAGCCGAAATTAGACTTTCTGGTTTTGACTTACTGGGTGAGAATAATAGCCTGAATGTATTATTCCAGGACAACTACAGAGAAACTACGCAAACTACGGTATTGCAACGCTACTTCATGGTGAGCTTTGTGTACAACCTGCGCATGTTTGGCGGAGCGGGTGCCAGACCAATGCAGCAACAACAAGGTCCGGGTAACTTCCAGCGGGGCGGCGGCATGCATTAA
- a CDS encoding chorismate mutase, with translation MQVSNNSLTITARTKILNGGPLPTVIAGPCSAETEEQMLQTARALQQDHRVSVFRAGIWKPRTRPGLFEGIGQVGLEWLQNVKSETGLQTAVEVANTQHVEQALRHGVDILWVGARTTVNPFSVQEIADALQGVDIPVLVKNPVNPDIQLWLGALERLNRAGITDLGLIHRGFSTVNNKPYRNHPKWEAIAQIRALAPGVPLICDPSHIAGRRDLLQTVSQQALHLGADGLMIETHCNPDAALSDASQQVTPAGLDALLTSLDLESERVANTGQLQELRMIVDRLDQDLLHLLFLRTDVSERIGAYKKTHGLDVFQAGRWRDVLENRLTIAREIGLDEHYVKAIFDIIHNQSIGLQNEVVASSAPVQETAH, from the coding sequence ATGCAAGTATCTAACAACTCCCTTACCATCACCGCCCGAACCAAAATTTTAAACGGCGGCCCACTGCCAACCGTCATTGCTGGTCCCTGCAGCGCTGAAACCGAAGAACAAATGCTCCAAACCGCCAGGGCTCTGCAGCAGGATCACCGCGTGTCGGTGTTCAGGGCGGGCATCTGGAAACCCCGCACTCGGCCAGGCTTGTTTGAAGGAATTGGCCAGGTGGGTTTGGAATGGCTACAGAACGTGAAAAGTGAGACCGGCCTGCAAACTGCGGTGGAGGTGGCCAATACGCAGCACGTAGAACAGGCCCTTCGGCATGGGGTGGACATTTTGTGGGTGGGTGCCAGAACCACCGTCAATCCTTTCTCTGTACAGGAGATAGCTGATGCCCTGCAAGGTGTGGACATTCCGGTGCTGGTGAAGAACCCCGTCAACCCAGACATCCAGTTGTGGCTGGGCGCCCTGGAACGACTGAACCGCGCCGGCATCACAGACCTGGGACTCATTCATAGGGGCTTTTCCACCGTCAACAATAAACCGTACCGCAACCATCCCAAATGGGAAGCCATTGCCCAGATAAGAGCCCTCGCGCCTGGAGTTCCTTTGATCTGTGACCCCAGCCATATTGCTGGCCGCCGCGACCTGTTACAGACTGTTAGTCAGCAGGCGCTTCACCTGGGCGCAGACGGCCTCATGATTGAAACCCATTGCAACCCAGACGCTGCGTTAAGCGATGCCTCCCAACAAGTGACTCCCGCGGGCTTAGACGCGCTCCTCACTTCTTTGGACCTGGAATCTGAGCGGGTGGCCAACACGGGACAGTTGCAGGAATTAAGAATGATTGTGGACAGATTGGACCAGGACCTGCTGCACCTGCTCTTCCTCCGGACGGATGTTTCGGAACGCATTGGCGCCTACAAGAAAACACATGGCCTGGATGTTTTTCAGGCGGGACGCTGGCGCGATGTACTGGAGAACAGACTCACCATTGCCCGCGAAATTGGCTTGGACGAGCATTATGTAAAAGCCATCTTTGACATCATCCACAACCAGTCCATCGGGCTACAAAACGAAGTAGTGGCCTCTTCTGCTCCTGTTCAGGAAACCGCCCACTAA
- a CDS encoding TonB-dependent receptor: MHSTYTYSNTPKSLLLLCFFFLSSLSLMAQQNVLRGRITTPDGEPAAYVSVLLKEANRAAITSEEGTYQFKHIPAGTYTLMATCIGFESQEKTISVAAGQTNIQDFTVTKTSTQLQEVTVTGRQSINEKPMAIGKIAIKPLDLPQSTTIIGAEVLEKQQVQTLGEVLQNVNGVYQMGATGGTQEEIAGRGFAFGSSNTFKNGSRFNNGIMPEMSGLERVEVLKGSNAILFGNVAAGGVLNLVTKKPKFEHGGEVSLRAGSYDYYKPAIDVYGAINHSEKVAYRLNTSYLNSGSFRDQVKAERFYINPSLLFKAGAKTDILLEGDYMHDTRTPDYGVGAINYAITDLPRSAYLGVSFGKNEVKQRSAMATITHRLNDKFEIRSTSSFQNYNVALLTTSRPTNFVLDAEGRYNGDLKRGLQRSASDEKYYLTQLDLTGKFNTGFLQHTLLVGADVDKYDTEAPSFNAISSYDVINIYHLNPDNQRKDIPDFITKPYNTKTVSNRFGVYAQDLISVSEKVKVLAGLRYSAIDTEGESTVTDAQTKKEVLGTTSSYDYAFSPRTGVVFQPTQNMSLFVSYANSFTPNTGTDVNMKPLDPSITDQYEVGIKNELLNGLLSANVTAYQIKNSNFAQRALFLANGVTANTNNNIKELAGEVTSQGVEVDIMSKPMLGWSLLGGYSYNDTRYTKSNTYAKNERLRYNPSHTANASLFYSFQNETLSGLNLGATAFYVGDRLAGRNRTDANPNFKLIALPNYMLFDAHVGYTLQRVSVRLKLTNLLNKLSYNAHDDNSINPIAPRQFMTTIAYKL, encoded by the coding sequence ATGCATTCTACCTATACCTATTCAAATACCCCCAAAAGCCTACTCCTTCTTTGTTTCTTTTTCTTGTCCTCCTTGTCTTTAATGGCGCAGCAAAATGTGTTGCGCGGAAGAATCACCACTCCTGACGGGGAGCCTGCCGCTTATGTGTCTGTGTTGTTGAAGGAAGCCAATCGGGCAGCCATCACCTCAGAGGAAGGAACGTACCAGTTCAAACACATTCCGGCGGGCACCTACACGCTCATGGCCACCTGCATCGGTTTTGAGTCGCAGGAGAAAACCATCAGCGTAGCGGCGGGCCAGACAAACATCCAGGATTTCACGGTCACCAAAACCTCTACCCAGTTGCAGGAAGTGACTGTGACGGGTCGTCAGTCCATTAATGAGAAACCGATGGCTATTGGCAAAATAGCCATTAAGCCGCTAGACCTTCCGCAGAGCACCACCATCATTGGCGCAGAGGTGCTGGAAAAACAACAGGTACAGACCTTGGGCGAGGTCTTGCAGAACGTGAATGGCGTTTACCAAATGGGCGCCACCGGTGGCACACAGGAAGAAATTGCCGGCCGGGGCTTCGCGTTTGGCAGCAGCAACACCTTTAAAAACGGATCACGGTTCAACAACGGCATCATGCCAGAAATGTCTGGTTTGGAGCGGGTAGAAGTCTTGAAAGGCAGCAACGCCATTTTGTTTGGCAACGTGGCCGCCGGCGGCGTTTTGAACCTGGTGACCAAGAAGCCCAAGTTTGAGCATGGTGGAGAGGTGAGCCTGCGCGCGGGTAGCTATGACTATTACAAACCGGCCATTGATGTGTATGGGGCCATTAACCACAGTGAAAAAGTGGCCTATCGGTTGAATACTTCTTATCTTAATTCGGGTAGTTTCAGGGACCAGGTGAAGGCAGAGCGCTTTTACATCAACCCATCGCTTCTTTTCAAGGCCGGTGCCAAGACAGACATCTTGCTGGAAGGCGACTACATGCACGACACCCGCACGCCAGATTACGGGGTGGGCGCCATCAACTACGCCATCACAGACCTTCCCAGAAGCGCGTATTTAGGCGTTTCCTTCGGCAAAAACGAGGTGAAGCAACGCAGTGCTATGGCTACCATCACGCACCGCCTCAATGACAAGTTTGAAATCAGAAGCACCAGCTCTTTTCAGAACTACAACGTGGCCCTGCTCACTACCTCCCGCCCTACCAACTTTGTCCTGGACGCCGAAGGCAGATACAACGGTGACCTGAAAAGAGGCTTGCAGCGCTCAGCCTCTGATGAGAAGTATTACCTGACCCAACTGGATTTGACAGGCAAGTTTAACACCGGCTTCTTGCAGCACACCTTGCTGGTAGGCGCAGACGTGGACAAATATGACACAGAGGCTCCTTCTTTCAACGCCATCAGCTCCTATGACGTCATCAACATCTACCACCTGAACCCAGACAACCAGCGCAAGGACATCCCGGACTTCATCACCAAACCCTACAACACCAAGACCGTTTCCAACCGCTTTGGTGTGTATGCCCAGGATTTGATTAGTGTTTCGGAGAAGGTGAAAGTACTGGCTGGTTTGCGCTACAGCGCCATTGACACAGAAGGCGAATCTACCGTGACCGACGCACAAACCAAGAAAGAAGTGCTAGGCACTACCAGCAGCTATGACTATGCGTTCAGCCCCAGAACCGGCGTGGTGTTCCAGCCTACCCAGAACATGTCCTTGTTTGTGAGCTATGCCAACTCTTTTACGCCTAATACCGGCACAGATGTGAACATGAAACCATTGGATCCGTCCATCACAGATCAGTATGAGGTAGGCATTAAGAATGAGCTATTGAATGGACTGTTGTCTGCCAACGTGACGGCCTACCAGATCAAGAACAGCAACTTTGCTCAAAGAGCCTTGTTTCTAGCCAATGGCGTGACGGCCAACACTAACAACAACATCAAAGAACTGGCCGGCGAGGTTACCAGCCAGGGCGTGGAAGTAGACATCATGAGTAAGCCAATGCTGGGCTGGTCTCTGCTAGGCGGCTACAGCTACAATGACACCCGCTACACAAAATCCAACACCTATGCTAAGAACGAGCGCCTGCGCTACAACCCGTCACATACGGCCAACGCCAGCCTCTTCTACTCATTCCAGAACGAAACGTTGAGTGGCTTAAACCTGGGTGCCACCGCCTTCTACGTGGGAGACCGCCTGGCCGGAAGAAACAGGACAGATGCCAACCCCAACTTTAAACTGATTGCCCTGCCCAACTACATGCTTTTTGACGCCCACGTAGGCTACACCCTGCAGCGCGTGTCTGTGCGGTTGAAACTGACCAACCTCCTGAACAAACTGAGCTACAATGCCCATGATGATAACAGCATCAACCCCATTGCGCCGCGTCAGTTCATGACCACCATTGCCTACAAATTGTAA
- a CDS encoding pyridoxal phosphate-dependent aminotransferase: protein MIISSAHRLQNVPEYYFSRKLAEVRALQAADKHIINLGIGDPDLLPSPETVQGLVQAAVRPEAHHYQPSAGALPLKKAFARWYLKTYGVTLDPKSEVLPLMGSKEGIFHISMAFLNPGDQVLLPDPGYPAYTAVTKLVGAQPVPYALTQENDWQPDLDQLEAVLQGGKVKLMWVNYPHMPTGAGACITMLDALIVLAKKYKFLLVNDNPYSLVLPQESPVSLLSRPGAEKCCLELNSLSKSHNMAGWRVGVVAGNGAYLSCLLQVKSNLDSGMFLPVQQAAIKALHNPETWHDHQNQEYQKRKQVVFELLDLLDCHYQTNTHGLFVWARVPDHVLDTEAFLDELLYEAGIFLTPGKIFGKQGERYLRVSLCSPVSQLKEAIQRIQHHLLPKNTHASI, encoded by the coding sequence ATGATTATTTCCAGCGCTCACCGGTTGCAGAACGTGCCAGAATACTACTTTTCCAGAAAGCTGGCAGAGGTACGGGCTTTGCAGGCAGCCGATAAACACATCATTAACCTGGGCATTGGCGATCCTGATTTGCTGCCCTCCCCAGAAACTGTGCAGGGTCTTGTGCAGGCTGCCGTCCGTCCAGAAGCCCACCACTATCAGCCCTCTGCCGGTGCGCTGCCTTTAAAAAAAGCCTTTGCACGTTGGTACCTGAAAACCTACGGAGTCACGCTTGACCCTAAGTCAGAGGTTCTTCCTTTGATGGGCTCCAAAGAAGGCATCTTTCATATTTCCATGGCCTTTCTGAACCCGGGAGATCAAGTGCTTCTGCCAGACCCCGGCTACCCGGCCTATACGGCGGTAACAAAACTAGTAGGTGCGCAGCCGGTTCCATATGCCCTAACCCAGGAGAACGACTGGCAACCAGATTTGGACCAGTTAGAAGCGGTGCTGCAAGGCGGCAAGGTTAAACTCATGTGGGTGAATTATCCGCATATGCCCACGGGGGCCGGCGCCTGCATAACAATGTTGGATGCCCTCATTGTCCTAGCCAAAAAGTATAAGTTTCTACTGGTGAATGACAATCCTTATAGCCTGGTATTGCCACAGGAATCGCCGGTAAGCCTGCTTTCCAGACCGGGAGCCGAGAAGTGCTGCCTGGAACTTAACTCTCTGAGCAAATCGCATAACATGGCGGGATGGCGCGTGGGCGTGGTGGCAGGAAATGGTGCGTATTTGAGCTGCCTGCTCCAGGTGAAGAGCAATCTGGACTCTGGCATGTTTCTGCCCGTGCAACAGGCCGCCATCAAAGCCTTGCACAATCCAGAGACTTGGCATGACCACCAAAACCAAGAATACCAGAAGCGCAAACAGGTAGTCTTTGAGCTACTTGATCTCTTGGATTGCCACTACCAAACCAACACGCACGGTCTTTTTGTCTGGGCCAGAGTGCCGGACCATGTTCTAGACACAGAAGCCTTTTTAGACGAACTCCTCTATGAGGCCGGAATATTCCTGACTCCGGGCAAAATCTTCGGGAAGCAAGGCGAGCGGTACCTACGGGTCTCGCTCTGTTCACCAGTATCTCAGTTAAAAGAAGCCATTCAAAGAATTCAACATCACCTTTTACCCAAGAATACCCATGCAAGTATCTAA
- a CDS encoding alpha/beta fold hydrolase, with protein sequence MTHFKYLSLLLLFVSQIGVAQAQPKPLDPDLTKYTYPFPVHFHSLTVQRQAVKMAFMDVKPSTPNGKSVLLLHGKNFNGAYWEQTAKDLSKNGFRVIIPDQIGFGKSSKPQNIQYSFQMLAQNTKSLLDSLGVKQVAVLGHSMGGMLATRFALMYPETTEKLILENPIGLEDWKRWVPYQSIEKWYAGELKQNYETIKKYQLDNYYGGTWDPKYDEWANVLAGWTLHPEYPKIAWVSALTYDMIFTQPVVYEFSQVKAPTLLLIGQRDKTALGKANARPEDRALLGNYPALGKEIAKKIPNAKLVELANVGHLPHIEAYDRFLVPLLQFLNSK encoded by the coding sequence ATGACGCATTTCAAATACCTAAGCCTTCTTCTGCTTTTTGTGTCCCAGATAGGCGTTGCCCAGGCGCAGCCGAAACCTTTGGACCCAGACCTAACCAAGTACACCTACCCTTTTCCGGTGCATTTCCATTCCCTCACCGTGCAGCGGCAGGCAGTTAAAATGGCGTTCATGGACGTGAAGCCGTCCACTCCTAACGGGAAGTCCGTTTTGCTTTTGCACGGCAAGAACTTCAACGGGGCGTATTGGGAACAAACTGCCAAAGACCTGAGCAAAAATGGCTTTAGAGTGATCATCCCAGACCAAATAGGTTTTGGCAAATCCAGTAAGCCGCAGAACATCCAGTACAGTTTTCAGATGCTGGCACAAAACACCAAAAGCTTGCTAGACAGTCTGGGCGTAAAGCAGGTGGCGGTGCTGGGGCATTCCATGGGCGGCATGCTGGCCACGCGCTTTGCGCTTATGTACCCAGAGACTACGGAAAAACTCATCCTGGAAAACCCCATTGGCCTGGAAGACTGGAAACGCTGGGTGCCCTATCAATCCATAGAAAAATGGTACGCCGGGGAGCTCAAGCAGAACTATGAGACCATCAAAAAATATCAGCTGGATAATTATTATGGTGGAACATGGGACCCCAAGTATGATGAGTGGGCGAACGTTCTGGCCGGTTGGACCTTACACCCGGAATATCCTAAAATAGCCTGGGTTTCGGCGCTCACCTATGACATGATTTTCACGCAACCGGTAGTGTATGAGTTCAGCCAGGTGAAAGCGCCTACCCTCCTGCTCATTGGTCAACGCGACAAGACCGCCTTGGGCAAGGCCAACGCCCGTCCCGAAGACCGCGCCCTGCTGGGTAATTACCCCGCACTGGGCAAGGAGATCGCTAAGAAGATTCCAAACGCTAAATTGGTGGAGCTGGCCAACGTGGGCCATTTGCCGCACATAGAGGCCTATGACCGGTTTCTTGTCCCTCTGCTGCAATTCCTGAATAGTAAGTGA
- a CDS encoding MmcQ/YjbR family DNA-binding protein, protein MHLEALRAYCLSLAAVTEDVKWDHDLCFSIGGKMFCVASMEPPFSFSFKVDAEDFQALSAMPGLSPAPYLARYHWVLANEGHTLSSQEIEHRVRESYELIKSKLPKKVLKEAGLL, encoded by the coding sequence ATGCACCTGGAAGCCCTCAGAGCCTACTGCCTTTCTTTAGCTGCCGTCACCGAAGACGTGAAATGGGACCATGACCTGTGCTTTTCCATTGGCGGGAAAATGTTCTGCGTGGCCAGCATGGAACCGCCCTTTTCCTTTTCGTTCAAGGTGGACGCAGAGGATTTCCAGGCTCTCTCTGCAATGCCTGGTTTGAGTCCCGCCCCGTACCTGGCCCGCTATCATTGGGTTCTGGCAAACGAAGGCCATACGCTTTCCAGCCAGGAAATTGAGCACCGCGTGCGGGAATCCTATGAGTTGATTAAAAGCAAACTACCTAAAAAGGTGCTCAAAGAAGCCGGACTTCTGTAA
- a CDS encoding prephenate dehydratase domain-containing protein: MRIAIQGGPASFHDVLTRTIFEETSLEVLHCDTFEQVGQLLADGSAARAVMAVENTLAGPLLNNFKLVQQHQFHILEEHWLPIDQTLMALPGQTLQNLQEVWSHPVALQQCSRLFEQHPYLVATAKADTADSARQIQEQQLKGIGAIASLAAAALYDLTVLQAQAADTRHNYTRFFLLSKERRGAHVPATKASLIVPILSVNSSAALVSQLKKILGKKLSLCQELPGGKNPELLVEVSCPNEKELIFALKKLKSLEPRVQLLGMYQGKPAPQLSSILDSAL, encoded by the coding sequence ATGAGAATAGCAATTCAAGGAGGCCCAGCCTCTTTTCATGACGTACTGACAAGAACTATTTTTGAAGAGACTTCCCTGGAAGTTCTGCATTGTGACACCTTTGAGCAAGTAGGCCAACTTTTGGCAGACGGTAGCGCTGCCCGGGCGGTCATGGCCGTGGAGAATACCCTGGCCGGGCCTTTGCTGAATAACTTCAAGTTAGTGCAACAGCATCAGTTCCATATTCTGGAGGAGCACTGGCTGCCCATTGACCAAACGCTGATGGCGTTACCAGGCCAGACCTTGCAGAACCTTCAGGAAGTATGGTCGCACCCCGTGGCCCTGCAGCAGTGCAGCCGTTTGTTTGAGCAGCATCCATACCTGGTGGCCACGGCCAAGGCAGACACCGCCGACAGCGCCCGCCAGATTCAAGAACAGCAATTGAAAGGCATAGGAGCCATCGCAAGCCTTGCCGCCGCCGCCTTATATGACCTAACCGTTTTGCAAGCACAGGCCGCAGACACCCGTCACAACTATACCCGCTTTTTCCTTTTGTCTAAAGAGCGCCGCGGCGCGCATGTTCCCGCCACCAAAGCGAGCCTTATTGTACCTATCCTATCTGTAAATTCCTCCGCCGCTTTAGTCAGCCAGCTCAAAAAAATTCTGGGGAAGAAATTGTCCCTTTGCCAGGAGTTGCCGGGCGGTAAAAACCCAGAACTGCTGGTGGAAGTGTCTTGCCCGAATGAAAAGGAATTGATCTTCGCCCTGAAAAAATTGAAGTCCCTTGAGCCTCGGGTTCAATTGCTGGGCATGTACCAAGGCAAGCCTGCACCGCAACTATCGTCAATTCTAGATTCTGCCCTATGA